One Equus caballus isolate H_3958 breed thoroughbred chromosome 17, TB-T2T, whole genome shotgun sequence DNA window includes the following coding sequences:
- the CLN5 gene encoding bis(monoacylglycero)phosphate synthase CLN5 isoform X2, which translates to MAQAGSAGPGSRGLRGAGAAPERAPWSWTLALLWLAAAAGTPSRRQWPVPYRRFSFRPEPDPYCQAKYTFCPASSPMPVMKGDDVIEVFRLQAPVWEFKYGDLLGHLKIMHDAIGFRSTLTGKNYTMEWYELFQLGNCTFPHLRPEMNAPFWCNQGAACFFEGIDDIHWKENGTLVLVATISGQFASLLSSLPLSENSSYCISV; encoded by the exons ATGGCGCAGGCGGGGAGCGCAGGCCCGGGGAGCCGGGGGCTGCGGGGCGCGGGCGCGGCCCCCGAGCGCGCGCCTTGGAGCTGGACGCTGGCGCTGCTCTGGCTGGCGGCGGCCGCCGGCACCCCCTCCCGGCGCCAGTGGCCAGTGCCCTACAG acGCTTTTCCTTCCGTCCGGAGCCGGATCCTTATTGTCAAGCTAAATATACTTTCTGTCCAGCTAGCTCCCCTATGCCAGTTATGAAGGGCGATGACGTCATTGAAGTCTTTCGGTTACAAGCCCCGGTATGGGAGTTCAAATACGGGGACCTCCTGGGACACTTG AAAATTATGCATGATGCCATTGGATTCCGGAGTACCTTAACGGGCAAGAATTACACGATGGAATGGTATGAACTTTTCCAACTTGGAAACTGCACATTTCCCCATCTCCGACCTGAAATGAATGCCCCTTTCTGGTGTAATCAAGGTGCTGCCTGCTTTTTTGAAGGAATTGATGATATTCACTGGAAGGAAAATGGGACGTTAGTTCTAGTAGCGACCATATCag GCCAGTTTGCATCTCTCCTTTCTTCACTTCCATTATCTGAAAATTCTTCCTACTGCATCAGTGTATGA